From Leguminivora glycinivorella isolate SPB_JAAS2020 chromosome 24, LegGlyc_1.1, whole genome shotgun sequence, a single genomic window includes:
- the LOC125238676 gene encoding uncharacterized protein LOC125238676: MTELKDLLKQRATVRGRVTLFEKYLTPLMSLDSVTERNKLINNELSLRLSKFQELSYTFDEIQTKIEALDSDTSKQMEEREQTENQFFQLIGTAQEYLDAFTNSKIKQSDEISCRGSSTSVTNHVKLPPLKIPPFSGDTNKWLQFRDMYISLIHNNDNLDNISKFHYLKSYLEGSALAVINSVSVSSDNYQIAWSLLCDRYNNKRLLINEHIKCLFSIEALSKESDRGLRNLVDAISKNLSALKLLGEPTDSWGTLIIYIGSSKLDSVTARNWEEHRSKLETNNLDDFFDFLRKRATVLETVYAAKTSNTQTHNNKVENRQTLNRSKSFISSSLDSHPRGCCLACKQDHKLYECNKFKSMSVEERIAKVYQWKLCNNCLRSDHQTYHCRLAGCRICKRRHNTLLHKVNNLPSGSQPHQTQSSSSSFRQDAQNNVEASTSTSMPTSSVSNVEIPTNNTDNASSCPRPAITLSAGSSGLGVHSTAIVEVSNNGNIVKLRALLDNGAQSSFITEAARAKLGCPIIKEHECVYGLKNASVNIVEHCNIKIRSTYTSYTTNVKCYILPVVTGIVPQNKIRVEELDIPGHIQLADPDFHLPGDVDILLGLDIFWDVLGTSQIKLGPNKPVLHETEFGWILGGRNSWKITKRPSKSYCYFSQDIQQQLTKFWELEEVPKDKPTSNSDQYCEALFQETTQRDEDGRFCVQIPLRDSPDVLGDSFKIAERRLHQMERKMKQKPELKQEYTKFMQEYERLGHMSEVPKPERGCYLPHHSVIRESSETTRLRVVYDASAKTSSGVSFNEIQHVGPVVQDDLFSILLRFRQHKYVVTADVEKMYRQILVKPEQRHLQMILWREQFDQPIKIYQLNTVTYGTSSAPFLSTRCLVQLANECSDARVADVIKHDFYVDDVITGSSSKEDLCYIINSITEVLHSAHLPLRKFRSNIGSVLQDNSNSLIPKDLDFSSQSSALGLKWDPSTDTFNFPVDIKQSSVATKRSILSNSARLFDPLGLLSLCTIVPKIILKNLWLTKLDWDDPIPTELSKAWFNFVQGLKSLTNFQIPRFVLTDDPDAIVELHAFCDASQDAYAACVYLRSISSSGNVSVNLLCAKTKVSSVKAQTIPRLELCGALLAARLSSKVIEALRLTVSNIYYWTDSSVVLGWICSPSQTLKTFVSNRVAEIQQLTANGSWRHVPGVQNPADLASRGVSPAQVADADLWWHGPCFLLEGPLAWPEVIKLSANIPEIKTIKTNSKPKTTIPIICTTTVPTSTTCDKLINIENFSKFTILLRSLAYALRFIHNIRHSNNKTTGHLTTDELQLSLHHLVRQHQEECFEHELHLLNNKKCLPSKSRILSLRPFVDEKSILRVGGRIQNSSEIFSKMHPIILDSKNVFTKLLFIHEHKKLCHGGPQLLLTNVRQLYWPVAGRRLAKSTVNNCRICRILKAKSVIPIMGNLPSARVTPSFAFEVTGIDFAGPFPTRDRKGRGCKIIKSYLCIFVCFATKAIHLEIASDLSAEAFIMCLNRFISRRGKPSVIHCDNGRNFVGANNEFKRFLQSCGESISSYAAGEFITFKFSPAYSPHFNGLSEAGVKAAKHHITRMVGNTNLTFEQLSSLFAQVEAILNSRPITPLSADPTDLYPLCPGHFLIGKPLTSLPSPALTELNPNRLRKYEQIEQIRQQFWERWRTEYLNELQQRSKWRITQGKLAEGDMVVLKEANLPPLKWRMGRIHRLYPGADGIARVADVNTSKGLIRRAVTNLCPLPNDECEEATRKPTVSEGGKMSTLTLTC, encoded by the coding sequence ATGACCGAATTAAAGGATCTTTTAAAGCAAAGGGCCACAGTTAGAGGCCGCGTAACattatttgaaaaatatttaacgcCATTAATGAGTCTCGATAGTGTAACTGagcgtaataaattaataaacaacgAATTAAGTTTAAGATTGTCTAAATTCCAAGAGCTGAGTTACACTTTCGATGAAATTCAGACTAAAATTGAGGCTTTAGATAGTGATACGTCAAAACAGATGGAAGAAAGGGAGCAAACAGAAAACCAGTTCTTCCAGCTGATTGGCACGGCTCAAGAATATTTAGATGCGTTTACCAATAGCAAAATTAAACAAAGTGACGAGATTTCATGTCGTGGCAGTTCCACATCAGTTACGAATCACGTTAAACTGCCACCCCTGAAAATTCCTCCCTTCAGTGGTGATACAAATAAATGGCTTCAGTTTCGAGACATGTACATATCTCTCATTCATAATAATGACAATTTAGATAACATAAGCaaatttcattatttaaaatcatacTTGGAGGGTTCCGCTCTGGCGGTTATTAATTCGGTCAGCGTTTCTAGTGATAATTATCAAATTGCTTGGTCGTTGCTCTGCGACAGGTACAACAATAAGCGCCTATTAATTAACGAACATATTAAATGTCTATTTTCAATTGAGGCGCTATCTAAAGAGTCCGACCGGGGCCTACGCAACTTAGTTGAtgcaatttcaaaaaatttaagtGCTTTGAAGTTATTAGGCGAACCGACTGACAGTTGGGGCACgcttattatttatataggctCATCGAAGTTAGACTCGGTAACCGCGAGAAATTGGGAGGAACATCGAAGCAAATTAGAGACTAATAATTTAGACGATTTTTTCGACTTTCTTCGTAAAAGGGCAACTGTATTAGAAACAGTCTACGCCGCCAAAACCTCAAATACTCAAACTCATAATAATAAGGTTGAAAATCGTCAAACCTTAAATAGGTCTAAATCCTTCATTTCTTCTTCGCTCGATTCACACCCCCGTGGTTGTTGTTTAGCTTGTAAACAAGATCATAAATTATATGAGTGTAACAAATTTAAATCAATGTCTGTGGAAGAACGTATTGCAAAGGTTTATCAATGGAAATTATGTAACAATTGTTTACGTAGTGACCACCAGACATACCATTGCCGCCTCGCTGGTTGCCGCATTTGTAAAAGAAGGCACAACACTTTACTTCACAAAGTAAACAACCTACCCAGTGGTTCTCAACCGCATCAAacacaatcatcatcatcatcatttcgaCAAGATGCACAAAATAACGTAGAAGCGTCTACGTCTACATCTATGCCTACCAGTTCAGTGTCTAATGTTGAAATACCTACCAACAACACTGACAACGCATCTTCTTGTCCGCGTCCGGCAATTACACTGTCTGCTGGCTCTTCAGGCCTGGGTGTTCACTCCACGGCCATAGTTGAGGTGTCAAACAATGGCAACATTGTCAAACTGCGCGCTCTTCTTGACAACGGCGCGCAGTCTTCTTTTATAACGGAGGCGGCACGAGCTAAGTTAGGATGCCCTATAATTAAAGAACACGAATGCGTGTACGGTCTTAAAAATGCATCAGTAAATATTGTCGAACATTGCAACATAAAAATTAGGTCTACGTATACCTCATACACTACGAATGTCAAATGTTATATTTTGCCAGTCGTAACCGGGATTGTTCCTCAAAACAAGATACGAGTTGAGGAATTAGACATCCCTGGTCACATCCAATTAGCTGATCCTGACTTCCATCTCCCTGGAGATGTCGATATACTTCTAGGTTTAGATATCTTCTGGGACGTTCTGGGCACTTCTCAAATAAAGCTCGGACCAAATAAACCAGTCCTCCATGAAACTGAGTTTGGATGGATCCTTGGTGGCCGCAATAGCTGGAAAATTACAAAGCGTCCTAGTAAGTCTTATTGCTATTTCAGTcaggacatacaacaacaacttACAAAGTTTTGGGAACTAGAAGAAGTTCCTAAAGACAAGCCCACTTCAAATAGCGACCAATACTGCGAAGCTCTTTTTCAAGAAACTACGCAGCGTGACGAAGATGGCAGATTTTGTGTACAAATACCTCTTCGTGATTCACCAGATGTCTTAGGCGACTCTTTTAAAATAGCCGAAAGGCGACTTCATCAAATGGAAcgtaaaatgaaacaaaaaccTGAATTGAAACAAGAGTATACTAAATTTATGCAAGAGTACGAGCGCCTAGGACACATGAGTGAAGTACCTAAACCCGAGCGTGGGTGCTATTTGCCACACCACTCTGTAATTCGCGAATCTAGCGAAACTACGCGCCTGAGAGTTGTCTATGACGCGTCAGCAAAAACGTCATCTGGCGTGTCATTCAACGAAATACAACATGTCGGACCTGTAGTCCAGGACGATCTCTTCTCCATATTGCTTCGTTTTAGGCAACACAAATATGTAGTAACAGCCGATGTGGAGAAGATGTATCGCCAAATATTAGTAAAGCCCGAACAACGTCATCTCCAAATGATTTTATGGCGTGAGCAATTTGATCAGCCAATTAAAATATATCAACTTAACACTGTTACCTACGGTACCTCTTCTGCACCATTTCTAAGTACGCGGTGCCTTGTGCAGCTCGCGAATGAGTGCAGTGATGCACGAGTTGCTGATGTAATCAAACACGACTTCTATGTAGATGACGTTATCACAGGGAGCAGTTCAAAGGAGGACTTGTGCTACATAATAAATTCAATAACGGAAGTTCTTCATTCAGCGCACCTGCCATTGCGTAAATTCCGTTCTAACATCGGTTCCGTCCTCCAAGACAACTCTAATTCATTGATACCGAAAGATCTAGATTTCAGTTCACAATCAAGCGCGCTAGGACTCAAATGGGACCCTAGCACTGACACATTCAACTTTCCTGTCGATATAAAACAATCGTCAGTAGCCACCAAGCGATCAATCTTATCGAACTCTGCTAGGTTGTTCGATCCTCTAGGGTTGTTAAGCTTATGTACTATTGTACCCAAAATCATTCTAAAAAATCTATGGCTAACCAAGCTAGACTGGGATGATCCTATTCCCACAGAACTGTCGAAAGCATGGTTTAATTTCGTTCAAGGCCTTAAGAGCCTGACCAACTTTCAAATACCCAGATTTGTCCTTACTGACGATCCCGATGCAATCGTCGAATTGCATGCATTCTGTGATGCATCTCAAGATGCGTATGCAGCATGCGTCTACTTACGTTCAATTAGTAGCTCAGGTAACGTGTCAGTTAACCTGTTATGCGCTAAAACGAAAGTAAGTTCCGTGAAAGCTCAGACCATCCCGCGTCTAGAATTGTGTGGAGCTTTGTTAGCTGCACGTCTAAGCTCAAAGGTTATCGAAGCTTTGCGACTTACAGTCTCAAATATCTATTATTGGACAGACTCATCTGTAGTTCTAGGATGGATCTGTTCACCTTCACAAACCCTTAAAACGTTTGTATCAAATCGTGTCGCAGAGATTCAGCAGCTAACAGCTAATGGATCCTGGAGACACGTCCCGGGTGTTCAAAACCCCGCGGACTTAGCATCCCGTGGTGTCAGTCCAGCACAAGTAGCTGATGCTGACCTATGGTGGCATGGTCCCTGCTTTCTATTAGAAGGACCATTGGCCTGGCCAGAGGTTATTAAACTTAGTGCCAACATACCtgaaattaaaacaattaaaacTAATTCTAAACCTAAAACTACTATACCTATAATATGCACTACAACAGTACCTACATCTACAACTTGTgacaaattaataaatatcgAAAATTTCTCtaaatttacaatattattaCGCAGCTTGGCCTATGCACTGCGTTTTATCCACAACATACGACactcaaataataaaactaccggtCATCTAACTACAGACGAACTACAGTTATCATTGCATCATCTTGTTAGACAACACCAAGAGGAATGTTTCGAGCATGAACTACAtctattaaataacaaaaaatgctTACCTTCAAAATCGCGAATCCTGTCTCTCAGACCTTTCGTTGATGAGAAAAGCATCCTCCGAGTAGGTGGACGCATTCAAAATTCATCTGAAATATTTAGTAAAATGCATCCGATTATATTAGATTCAAAAAATGTTTTCACCAAACTACTGTTCATTCACGAACATAAAAAACTATGCCACGGAGGTCCACAGCTACTACTGACTAATGTCAGGCAACTGTACTGGCCTGTGGCTGGAAGAAGATTAGCGAAATCTACTGTAAACAACTGTAGAATCTGTAGAATACTTAAAGCTAAATCTGTCATACCAATAATGGGAAACTTACCCTCCGCTCGAGTCACCCCCAGCTTCGCTTTCGAGGTTACCGGCATCGACTTCGCTGGTCCGTTTCCAACTCGTGATCGAAAGGGACGCGGTTGCAAAATTATTAAAAGCTATCTATGTATATTCGTCTGTTTTGCAACCAAAGCAATTCATTTGGAAATTGCATCAGACTTGAGTGCAGAGGCATTCATCATGTGTTTGAACCGTTTTATCTCTCGCAGAGGAAAGCCCAGCGTAATTCATTGTGACAATGGTCGAAATTTTGTGGGCGcaaataatgaatttaaaagatTCTTACAATCTTGCGGTGAATCCATCTCGTCTTACGCTGCCGGTGAATTCATAACGTTTAAGTTCTCACCTGCTTACTCACCGCATTTTAACGGTCTTAGTGAAGCCGGTGTGAAGGCTGCTAAGCATCATATAACTCGAATGGTAGGGAACACTAACCTCACTTTTGAGCAATTATCGTCTTTGTTTGCACAAGTCGAGGCAATTTTAAACTCTCGACCTATAACTCCCCTATCAGCCGATCCTACTGATCTTTATCCCTTGTGTCCCGGGCACTTCCTGATCGGTAAACCGCTCACTTCATTGCCATCTCCGGCGCTCACCGAACTCAATCCAAACCGACTCAGAAAATATGAGCAAATTGAGCAGATTCGTCAACAATTCTGGGAGAGATGGCGCACCGAATACTTGAACGAGCTGCAACAACGATCGAAGTGGCGCATCACTCAAGGAAAACTCGCTGAAGGCGATATGGTGGTACTAAAGGAGGCCAACTTACCACCACTCAAATGGCGCATGGGCCGCATCCATCGACTGTATCCAGGAGCCGACGGCATCGCACGCGTCGCCGATGTGAACACGTCCAAGGGCCTCATTCGCCGCGCTGTTACAAATCTATGCCCCCTACCTAACGATGAGTGCGAAGAAGCTACTCGAAAACCCACAGTTTCCGAGGGGGGGAAGATGTCTACACTCACCCTTACCTGCTAA
- the LOC125238677 gene encoding isochorismatase domain-containing protein 1-like isoform X1, with the protein MARNIVKLGALEAQRTAFFLCDIQETFRPHVKHFGEVVKVANKMMEAAKHFKIPVYISEQYPKGLGHTTKDIDVCNAALVYEKTKFSMYTPELQEKLMKDVPTLETVVLFGIEAHVCIEQTVIDLLNENIAVHVLADGVSSRSLMDRGLALQRFQTIGCFVGTSENVLFKLLKDKNNPAFKQISKLNVTPTPDEFGAKTLEDKLH; encoded by the exons ATGGCTCGTAATATTGTAAAACTAGGTGCTCTGGAGGCTCAGAGGACAGCTTTCTTCTTGTGTGACATCCAGGAAACGTTCAGGCCTCATGTGAAACATTTCGGCGAAGTCGTTAAAGTTGCTAATAAAATG ATGGAAGCAGCGAAACACTTCAAAATCCCAGTCTACATCTCAGAACAGTACCCCAAAGGGCTCGGGCACACAACTAAAGACATCGATGTATGCAACGCAGCCCTAGTTTATGAGAAGACTAAGTTCTCGATGTACACTCCGGAGCTGCAGGAGAAGTTGATGAAAGATGTGCCGACGTTGGAGACGGTGGTGTTATTTGGGATTGAG GCCCATGTATGCATCGAGCAGACGGTAATAGACCTGCTGAATGAGAACATCGCAGTCCATGTGCTGGCTGATGGAGTGTCTTCCAGGTCTCTGATGGACCGTGGATTGGCTTTACag CGTTTTCAAACAATCGGCTGCTTCGTCGGAACTTCAGAAAACGTACTTTTCAAGCTGTTGAAGGACAAAAACAACCCTGCCTTCAAACAGATCTCTAAACTCAATGTTACACCCACTCCGGACGAATTTGGAGCGAAGACTTTGGAAGATAAATTACATTAA
- the LOC125238677 gene encoding isochorismatase domain-containing protein 1-like isoform X2: MARNIVKLGALEAQRTAFFLCDIQETFRPHVKHFGEVVKVANKMMEAAKHFKIPVYISEQYPKGLGHTTKDIDVCNAALVYEKTKFSMYTPELQEKLMKDVPTLETVVLFGIEAHVCIEQTVIDLLNENIAVHVLADGVSSRSLMDRGLALQRMQSIGTFITTSENVLFKLMKDKNHPAFKHISKLNKEPTVDTLGFSLSKL, encoded by the exons ATGGCTCGTAATATTGTAAAACTAGGTGCTCTGGAGGCTCAGAGGACAGCTTTCTTCTTGTGTGACATCCAGGAAACGTTCAGGCCTCATGTGAAACATTTCGGCGAAGTCGTTAAAGTTGCTAATAAAATG ATGGAAGCAGCGAAACACTTCAAAATCCCAGTCTACATCTCAGAACAGTACCCCAAAGGGCTCGGGCACACAACTAAAGACATCGATGTATGCAACGCAGCCCTAGTTTATGAGAAGACTAAGTTCTCGATGTACACTCCGGAGCTGCAGGAGAAGTTGATGAAAGATGTGCCGACGTTGGAGACGGTGGTGTTATTTGGGATTGAG GCCCATGTATGCATCGAGCAGACGGTAATAGACCTGCTGAATGAGAACATCGCAGTCCATGTGCTGGCTGATGGAGTGTCTTCCAGGTCTCTGATGGACCGTGGATTGGCTTTACag CGCATGCAATCCATAGGCACATTCATAACAACATCAGAGAATGTACTCTTCAAATTGATGAAGGATAAAAATCATCCCgcttttaaacacatttccaaaTTAAATAAGGAACCTACGGTGGACACGCTTGGATTCTCGTTGTCGAAACTATAA